Within the Thermosynechococcus sichuanensis E542 genome, the region TGTAGCAGAGGAGGAGTTGATTGCCCTCATTAAAGAAGACCCCTTTGCCCAAGCTCGCCTGCCGCAATCTGAAGGCTCTGCTATCGATCTATTGCCGCTACCACCCCAGCCCCCTGCAGAAGTAGTTCCGCCTGTAGAATCCCCTGCCTCTCTACCCACGAGCACTGAGATCAAGGGTGAGTCAGCAGCCCCCTCTATGGAACCTGCACCAAGAACGACTGCCAATTCTCCAGAGGCGCCAACAACACTGCAACTGACAGCAGAGCAAGCAGCACAGGAGGCGCGTTTAGCACTTCTACGGGAGGGCGATCGCCACTGGCAATTGGGAGATACTGTAACAGCTCAAACCTACTACCAAAAAGCCAAAGCTGACCTGAACCTACCACCCCCCCGTGTCACATCCCCCGCTGTACTGGAAATTAGTCAACTGCCTCCCGCTGCCCAAGTCTATTGGCGAGAAGTTCAAGGGGCATCTCAACTGTACAGTGCCCAAGCCGTGCCGCTGCGGCTGTTGGTGGAGCAATTCCCAGAGTTTATCCCCGGCCAAGTGCGCTTCGCTGAGTTTCTAGCCCAGCAGGGTTTCCTCAAAGAAGCCTATGCCCATCTCGAAAAAGCTACTAGTCTTTATCCCGATCAACCCGATATTCAACGTAGTCTCGTCACCCTCTACGATCGCCAGCAACAGTGGCTGGAGGCAGCCCTTGCCGCCCAACGTTTTGCTCTGCTAAATCCAGACCACCCCGCCACCCCTGAATTTCAGCAACTGGCCGCAGAGCGAATGCAACGATTCCGTCGTCGCCTGCAGGGGCAACTGCGCGAAGGCATGATTGTCGGCGCCCTCACGGGATTGGTGGGTGTAGCTGTCACAGGAAATCCCTTACTTTCGTTGGACTCGATTCAAATGATGGCCTTGATGATGCAGGGAGAGTCTGCCCTAGGCCGTTCAGCAGCGCGGCACATTAGCCGCCAAGTCAAGCTCCTTGAGGATCCTGAGGTTCAAGCCTATGTCAACGAAGTAGGGCAGCGCCTCGCCAAAGTGGCCGGTCGTAATGAGTTTGAGTATGAATTTTTTGTCATAAAAAATAATGATCTCAATGCCTTTGCCCTGCCGGGGGGTAAGATTTTTATCAACGCCGGTGCCATTCTCAAAGCCAATACCGAAGCAGAACTTGCCGGCCTACTGGCTCACGAAATTGCCCACGCGGTGCTCTCCCACGGTTTTCGCTTAGTGACCCAAGGCACCGCCACTGCCAACTTGACGCGGTTATTACCCGCGGGTGGCTATGTAACAGGGATGCTCGTGACTCGCTATAGTCGAGAAATGGAGCGAGAGGCAGATATTCTGGGCACACAGATTCTGGCGAAGGCAGGCTATGCCGCTGACGGCTTGCTTAACCTAATGCACACCCTCAAGAAGGAATACCGCAATCAGGAGCCGCCGCTGCCGTGGTTTTCAACCCACCCGCCGACCAATGAGCGGATTCGCTATATTCGTGGTTTGCTCCGCGATCGCGGGTACACCCCCTTTGCCTTTGAGGGCGTCGAACGGCACCAACAGATTCAAGCCCATCTGCGCACGCTAGTGGATCCTCCCAATCCCAAAAAATCTAAACGGGAAACTGCCCAAACACCGCAGTAGCTCAGTTCGCTCTGAATGTCTCACCATTGCTTTCAAACCCTTGAGTACGAACCCGCGTTTCTCTCCCTAGGGGAAGAGTACTGGGACGAGGTACAGGCGGCAACCTTTCCGCAGCACATTCTGCGTTTTCGCAATGATGCCCTCTTGCCTTTGATGGGGTTAGATCCTGCCAAGGTAACCGATGCCGATTTTATTGCGGCCTTTGGCCAATTTCAGGGGCGAGAACCGTTTTTGGCCATGCGCTATCACGGTTACCAATTTGGGGAATACAATGCGCGCTTGGGGGATGGCCGAGGGTTCCTCTATGGCCAGTTTCGCGGTGTGGATGGTCAACTGTATGACCTTGGCACCAAAGGATCGGGCACCACACCCTATTCGCGGGGGGGAGATGGTCGCCTGACATTGAAAGGGGGCGTGCGTGAAGTTTTGGCCAGTGAACTGCTGCATCGCTTGGGGGTGCGCACTTTTCGCAGTCTCAGCTTGGTGGAAACGGGGGAATCCCTGTGGCGGGGGGATGAGCCATCGCCGACGCGATCCAGTGTCTTGGTGCGTCTTGGCCGTTCTCATATTCGCTTTGGTACCTTTGAGCGGCTCCACTATCTACGGCGACCGGATCTGATTCGGCGGTTGCTTGATCACGTCATTTACTACTACTATCCTCACTTGCTAGAGATCCCAGACCCCAAGGAACGGGACTGTGCCTTTTATCGTGAATTGGTGGCACGAACGGCAGATCTGGCAGCGCAGTGGTTGGTGGCGGGGTTTTGCCACGGTGTTTTGAACACCGATAATATGGCGATTACAGGCGAAAGCTTTGACTATGGCCCCTATGTCTTTTTGGAGCACTATGATTTGGGATTTACAGCAGCCTATTTTGACTACTATGGTCGCTACGCCTATGGCAATCAGCCAGCCATTTGTGCTTGGAATCTAGAGAAGCTGCAAATCCCGCTGTCTTTGGTGATGCCCCTTGAGGAAATGCAAGCTGCCCTGAAAACCTTTGGCGATCGCTGTCAAACCACCTATTTCAAACTCATGCTCAAACGCCTCGGTTGGGCAGACCTTCCCCTAGAGCTTGGCCGTCCCTTAGTGGCAGAGACCCAAGCTTTTCTCAGTCGCAGCTCCATCAGTTATCCCCAGTTCTTTGTCAGTCTGCGGCAGGAATTTTCCCGCCAATGGGCTGTAGATGTTGGTCATATCTTTTGTGAAAGCCCAACACTCCCCTCCGCCGATCAAAAGCTTCTAGACCGTTGGAAAAAAATCTATTTTGAACTTCTTCAGCAAGCTACACCGTCACAACAAGCGTCAATTCCCCAAACCCTAGCGGCGGCCAATCCCCTTGTTATCTTGACTCGTCCGCAGATAGAACATATTTGGCAGGCCATTGATCAGGGGGATGATTGGTCACGATTTACCGCAGCCCTTGAGTTAATGCAGACATGAAGCAACTCCTTTGCCTCAGTAATGGCCACGGTGAGGATGCGATCGCCAGCTCGATTTTGCAGGCCTTGCGGCACCGTTGTCCGGATGTAGAGCTGATGGCATTGCCCTTGGTAGGCTTAGGGTCTGCCTATACGCGCCTAGGGATTCCTTTGTTGCAGCCGGGAAAAATACTCCCCTCGGGGGGCTTTATCTACATGGATCTGCGACAGCTATGGCGAGATCTCAGGGCAGGGCTGTTGGGACTGTTGGGGGCGCAAGTTCGTGCTATTCGGGATTGGCAGCGATTATCGGCAGGGCATCTCTTAGCGGTGGGGGATATTGTGCCGCTGTTGGTAGCCTATCTCACAGGGGGAACCTATAGTTTTATCGGCACTGCTAAGTCTGATTATTACCTATATGACGCAACGGGGCGTCCCTATCGCTGGGGCATGGGCTGGGCGGGAAGTGACTACCTGCCTTGGGAGCGATGGTTGTGGCGATCGCCCCGCTGTCGAGGCATTTTTGTCCGCGATGAGTTAACCGCCAAAGGGTTGCGGCACTTGGGCTACCCGGTTCACTACTGTGGCAATCCCATGATGGACTTAGTGATGCCACCCCCGGCGCCTTCTCCTTTTACTACCAAAACCATTGTGCTGCTGCCGGGGTCTCGTGCTCCTGAGGCCTACCGCAATTGGCAACAGATGCTACAGGCACTAACGCCCTATGCCGATCAGCCGCTAACCTGTCTTGCCGCTGTCAGTCCCAGCCTTGATTTGCGTGTTCTTGAGCAAGCTCTTGAGGGTTGGCAACCCATCGCCAGTCCATTACCCCAGACCACCGCATGGCAGTTGGGTCAGCAACAACTGATTTTAAGTTCACACCACTTTCGTGAATTTTTGCATTGGGCGGAAGGGGGCATTGCCCTCGCCGGCACAGCCACGGAGCAGTACGTGGGCTTAGGGAAACCTGTGATCACCTTTGCTGGAGCCGGCCCCCAGTTTACCCGTGAGTTTGCCA harbors:
- a CDS encoding protein adenylyltransferase SelO; the protein is MSHHCFQTLEYEPAFLSLGEEYWDEVQAATFPQHILRFRNDALLPLMGLDPAKVTDADFIAAFGQFQGREPFLAMRYHGYQFGEYNARLGDGRGFLYGQFRGVDGQLYDLGTKGSGTTPYSRGGDGRLTLKGGVREVLASELLHRLGVRTFRSLSLVETGESLWRGDEPSPTRSSVLVRLGRSHIRFGTFERLHYLRRPDLIRRLLDHVIYYYYPHLLEIPDPKERDCAFYRELVARTADLAAQWLVAGFCHGVLNTDNMAITGESFDYGPYVFLEHYDLGFTAAYFDYYGRYAYGNQPAICAWNLEKLQIPLSLVMPLEEMQAALKTFGDRCQTTYFKLMLKRLGWADLPLELGRPLVAETQAFLSRSSISYPQFFVSLRQEFSRQWAVDVGHIFCESPTLPSADQKLLDRWKKIYFELLQQATPSQQASIPQTLAAANPLVILTRPQIEHIWQAIDQGDDWSRFTAALELMQT
- a CDS encoding M48 family metalloprotease encodes the protein MVKYRLRYWPAGLALLLGVGLEPVKAAELSLPQTGVAEEELIALIKEDPFAQARLPQSEGSAIDLLPLPPQPPAEVVPPVESPASLPTSTEIKGESAAPSMEPAPRTTANSPEAPTTLQLTAEQAAQEARLALLREGDRHWQLGDTVTAQTYYQKAKADLNLPPPRVTSPAVLEISQLPPAAQVYWREVQGASQLYSAQAVPLRLLVEQFPEFIPGQVRFAEFLAQQGFLKEAYAHLEKATSLYPDQPDIQRSLVTLYDRQQQWLEAALAAQRFALLNPDHPATPEFQQLAAERMQRFRRRLQGQLREGMIVGALTGLVGVAVTGNPLLSLDSIQMMALMMQGESALGRSAARHISRQVKLLEDPEVQAYVNEVGQRLAKVAGRNEFEYEFFVIKNNDLNAFALPGGKIFINAGAILKANTEAELAGLLAHEIAHAVLSHGFRLVTQGTATANLTRLLPAGGYVTGMLVTRYSREMEREADILGTQILAKAGYAADGLLNLMHTLKKEYRNQEPPLPWFSTHPPTNERIRYIRGLLRDRGYTPFAFEGVERHQQIQAHLRTLVDPPNPKKSKRETAQTPQ
- a CDS encoding lipid-A-disaccharide synthase-related protein; this encodes MKQLLCLSNGHGEDAIASSILQALRHRCPDVELMALPLVGLGSAYTRLGIPLLQPGKILPSGGFIYMDLRQLWRDLRAGLLGLLGAQVRAIRDWQRLSAGHLLAVGDIVPLLVAYLTGGTYSFIGTAKSDYYLYDATGRPYRWGMGWAGSDYLPWERWLWRSPRCRGIFVRDELTAKGLRHLGYPVHYCGNPMMDLVMPPPAPSPFTTKTIVLLPGSRAPEAYRNWQQMLQALTPYADQPLTCLAAVSPSLDLRVLEQALEGWQPIASPLPQTTAWQLGQQQLILSSHHFREFLHWAEGGIALAGTATEQYVGLGKPVITFAGAGPQFTREFASRQKHLLGDSIFLLDNPQEAIPTLWQIWEEAALLARIAANGKERMGEPGASDRIAEQLLKILRD